The following proteins are co-located in the Fusobacteria bacterium ZRK30 genome:
- a CDS encoding sugar ABC transporter permease → MNYNKKTFCLFAGPIIIAFLMVLVIPLLIGVYYSFTEWNGRMDQVPDFIGLSNYIAIIKDEGFRNAFIFTAKFTVVSVVVINAIGFSLALLVTKKLKISNFMRTIFFMPNLIGGLILGFIWQFIFMGVFQTIGEITGLEFFQGWLADANTGFWGLVIIMVWQMSGYLMIIYIAALQNIPKSLLEAADIDGANGWTKTRHIIFPMVAPAFTISMFLTLANSFKLFDQNLSLTNGGPGGSTEMLALNIYKTAYTFTNYGAAQAKAVVFFLLVASITMVQVYINKKKEVEM, encoded by the coding sequence ATGAATTATAATAAAAAAACGTTTTGTTTATTTGCAGGTCCCATAATAATTGCATTTTTAATGGTATTGGTAATACCCTTACTCATAGGAGTATACTACTCATTTACAGAATGGAATGGAAGGATGGATCAGGTTCCAGACTTTATAGGTTTAAGTAACTATATAGCTATAATTAAAGATGAGGGGTTCAGGAATGCTTTTATCTTTACAGCAAAATTTACAGTAGTATCTGTAGTTGTTATAAATGCAATAGGCTTTAGTTTAGCACTTTTAGTGACTAAAAAATTAAAAATTTCTAACTTTATGAGAACGATATTTTTTATGCCTAACCTGATAGGAGGATTAATCTTAGGTTTTATATGGCAATTTATATTTATGGGGGTATTTCAGACCATTGGTGAAATCACAGGTTTGGAATTCTTTCAGGGTTGGCTGGCAGATGCCAATACTGGGTTCTGGGGACTGGTAATAATCATGGTTTGGCAGATGTCAGGATACTTGATGATAATTTATATTGCAGCATTACAAAATATTCCAAAATCATTGTTGGAAGCGGCAGATATAGATGGTGCCAATGGTTGGACAAAGACCAGGCATATAATATTTCCTATGGTAGCGCCGGCATTTACTATCAGTATGTTTCTAACATTGGCGAATTCATTTAAATTATTTGATCAAAATTTATCCCTTACAAATGGAGGTCCAGGAGGATCTACAGAGATGCTGGCTTTAAATATCTATAAAACAGCATATACATTTACTAATTATGGTGCCGCTCAGGCAAAAGCAGTTGTATTTTTCTTGTTAGTAGCTTCTATTACCATGGTACAGGTA